One Osmerus mordax isolate fOsmMor3 chromosome 16, fOsmMor3.pri, whole genome shotgun sequence genomic window carries:
- the tmem236 gene encoding transmembrane protein 236 gives MLRGRTIKLVLYEVLQFAALSVPVFVVMERFAALMRHVRGGDLTAYWLVVAASIAYVTSVTLLVWVPLKYLIIKQRRCITEITQWRPTTLAYVLLATLPCFAIIIASSKVQVDRGLRYDTLIELPVSLVFLSLICVDIIERIRPCRLTGKVDSLEFDLDIPGPVLTHLEQVSTVAGQLYSDRVQNGSPARPDNRNGTATERWGDRDQYSLSATSSRPASAAYLYSSSGSPSGPLRFLWARDTRSEVVVDSFLFWMDTVEMVRVAGEPAVFFSGWVFPVYILAYLSMLRLVITPRNALLSSAGFVTQDFPFLVVRISLTVVFGYVTPVLYPVKNLMVCLAYIYFNFLTKLKLFGRESMF, from the exons ATGCTCCGGGGTCGGACCATCAAACTCGTCCTCTACGAGGTGCTGCAGTTCGCGGCGCTGAGCGTGCCTGTGTTTGTTGTCATGGAGCGTTTTGCGGCGCTAATGCGTCACGTGAGAGGGGGGGATCTGACGGCCTACTGGCTGGTGGTGGCGGCGTCCATCGCCTACGTGACCTCGGTCACTCTGCTGGTGTGGGTCCCTCTCAAGTACCTCATCATCAAGCAACGCAGGTGCATCACGGAGATCACGCAGTG GAGACCAACAACATTGGCCTATGTACTGCTGGCCACATTACCATGTTTTGCGATCATAATAGCCAGCTCCAAG GTGCAGGTGGACCGGGGACTAAGGTATGACACCCTCATTGAGCTTCCTGTTTCACTGgtgttcctctccctcatctgtGTGGACATCATAGAAAGGATTCGACCCTGTCGACTCACTGGCAAAG TGGACAGCCTTGAGTTTGACCTTGACATCCCCGGCCCAGTCCTCACCCACCTGGAGCAGGTCAGCACGGTGGCGGGCCAGCTGTACTCTGACAGAGTCCAGAACGGGTCACCGGCCCGACCCGACAACAGGAACGGGACCGCCACCGAGCGATGGGGCGACCGGGACCAGTACAGCCTGTCAGCAACCAGCTCACGACCTGCTAGCGCCGCTTACCTGTACTCGTCTTCAGGCTCGCCCTCCGGCCCGCTCCGCTTCCTGTGGGCGCGGGACACGAGGTCGGAGGTCGTCGTGGACAGCTTCCTGTTCTGGATGGACACGGTGGAGATGGTGCGCGTGGCGGGGGAGCCTGCCGTCTTCTTCTCGGGCTGGGTGTTCCCCGTCTACATCCTGGCTTACCTGTCCATGCTGAGACTGGTCATCACGCCCCGTAATGCCTTGCTGTCCTCGGCCGGGTTTGTCACGCAGGATTTTCCTTTCCTTGTCGTGCGGATTTCTCTGACCGTTGTGTTTGGTTACGTGACACCTGTACTGTATCCTGTGAAGAATCTGATGGTGTGTCTCGCGTATATTTATTTCAATTTTTTGACGAAGCTCAAGTTATTTGGGAGGGAAAGCATGTTCTGA
- the LOC136958999 gene encoding collectin-12-like: MKDDFADEEEVQSFGYKRFGIQEGTECTKCKNDWALRAAIALLYVLCALLTIAVAVLGYKVVQRMDNVSEGMQNYGGKIIAVETDLKKLDDQSEEKSENATSQIQSFKSNLQTLQRQLNDISQRAATNRAVLDQLQVTGEDMQSGHFSLQSVLDGNAASLRGVNQTLALYGGQIDGLQSDTARLQTELQKQVKEQGQAQLSISALNFTQAQQRSLLSSLQRTVEDASQAVQKLKNDYQGLQQTARQSWADSDWLREKVQNLQVLAANNSALARANGEALEDMGSQLNSLAGQIQNTSALTENHDQSLRELMDRQRDHDNATSSRFDEAEARLDSQEGHMDQVTGNVSFATQLLGAISSDLNGLRSCAETVTHHSDLLVGLNGSVAEARADSADLKAQQDELTDRLDKEISSLSVVMEEMKLVDSKHSQIITNFTILQGPPGPRGARGDKGPQGPVGQQGQKGERGDKGVAGVPGPKGEKGSAGPPGVPGMKGPPGARGVPGAKGSRGSGGRAGTPGDKGEAGASGLIGRDGQPGPQGAQGPQGPRGLAGVPGIEGPRGLVGPVGPPGPPGLPGLNGQVMPIPVPPPDPMPTESKQVQTTAPPTTAFGCHSKWRGFGDRCYYFSDGERLNFEEAQEFCLNWTSSMVIVNNEEEQEWLRTGMTGKGYFWLGLTDKDEENVWKWVDGTLPTFTKWKPGQPDNWSHGHEQGEDCAGLIYEAKREKNKADLVTVNISAMPLFTSNPFEQDVEKATSEMNTAEDWGLILDICDKIGQSRTGPKECLRSIMRRVNHKDPHVAMQALTLLGACVSNCGKIFHLEVCSREFASEVSNVLNKGHPKVCEKLKALMVEWAEDFRNDPQLSLISAMIKNLREQGVTFPAVGSQAAEQAKASPALVAKDPSTSTNKKEEEDLAKAIELSLKEQRLQPHTPLSSLYPSASSLLSSQKAEGRKVRAIYDFEAAEDNELTFKSGEIITILDDSDPNWWKGETYKGVGLFPSNFVTADLTAEPEMMKTEKKTVQFSEEIQVETIEPEPEPAFIDEEKMDQLLQMIQSADPTDNQSDACELLQLEGACNQMGPLIDQKLEDIDRKHSELSDLNVKVMEAMSLYAKLMNEDPVYTMYAKLQSQQYYMQQQQQQPANTAPQVYAGQSAGGSYALSGPAVQGYPGPLEQLQGGAPMAGQPAPSDVHMYMGQPPVYSPGPGSMAPADVQSYQNTANVPVGLTQSQASYSGPAGHNLPPPLSDNHQNPYPEKTLL, from the exons GCATTCAAGAAGGCACAGAATGCACCAAGTGTAAGAATGACTGGGCCTTGAGAGCTGCAATCGCACTCCTGTATGTACTGTGTGCCCTGCTCACCATAGCAGTGGCTGTTCTTGGATACAAAG TGGTTCAGCGGATGGACAACGTGTCAGAAGGCATGCAGAACTATGGAGGCAAGATCATTGCTGTGGAGACAGACTTGAAGAAGCTTG ACGACCAGTCAGAAGAAAAGTCAGAGAACGCGACCAGTCAGATCCAGTCCTTTAAGTCAAACCTCCAGACGCTGCAGAGGCAGCTCAACGACATCTCCCAGCGGGCTGCCACCAACCGGGCGGTCCTGGACCAGCTCCAGGTGACGGGAGAGGACATGCAGAGCGGCCACTTCTCCTTGCAGAGCGTGCTGGATGGCAACGCTGCCTCCCTGAGGGGGGTCAACCAAACCTTAGCCTTGTACGGAGGCCAGATAGATGGCTTACAGTCGGACACGGCCAGGCTTCAGACTGAGCTCCAGAAGCAGGTGAAAGAGCAGGGCCAGGCCCAGCTGAGCATTAGCGCCCTGAACTTCACCCAGGCCCAGCAGCGGAGCCTCCTCAGCTCCCTCCAGAGGACGGTGGAGGACGCCAGCCAGGCGGTGCAGAAGCTGAAGAACGACTACCAGGGCCTGCAGCAGACGGCCCGGCAGAGCTGGGCCGATAGCGACTGGCTGAGGGAGAAGGTACAGAACCTCCAGGTCCTGGCCGCCAACAACTCGGCGCTGGCCCGGGCCAACGGGGAGGCCCTGGAGGACATGGGCTCCCAGCTCAACTCGTTAGCGGGGCAGATCCAGAACACCTCGGCGCTGACCGAGAACCACGACCAGAGCCTCCGCGAGCTGATGGACCGCCAGCGCGACCACGACAACGCCACCTCGAGCCGGTTCGACGAGGCGGAGGCGCGCCTCGACAGCCAAGAGGGCCACATGGACCAGGTGACGGGGAACGTGAGCTTCGCCACGCAGCTGCTCGGCGCCATCAGCTCGGACCTGAACGGGCTGCGGTCGTGCGCAGAGACGGTGACCCACCACTCGGACCTGCTGGTGGGGCTGAACGGGAGCGTGGCGGAGGCCAGGGCAGACAGCGCTGACCTCAAGGCCCAGCAGGAtgagctgacagacaggctggacaAGGAGATCAGCAGCCTCTCTGTGGTCATGGAGGAGATGAAGCTGGTGGATAGTAAACACTCGCAGATCATCACTAACTTCACCATCTTACAGG GTCCCCCTGGTCCGAGGGGTGCCAGAGGAGACAAGGGCCCGCAGGGCCCGGTGGGTCAGCAGGGCCAGAAGGGCGAAAGAGGAGATAAGGGGGTCGCAGGGGTGCCGGGACCTAAGGGAGAGAAGGGTTCTGCAGGACCTCCAGGGGTCCCAGGGATGAAGGGTCCACCTGGTGCTCGGGGAGTGCCCGGTGCCAAAGGGTCCAGGGGCTCAGGGGGTCGGGCAGGGACCCCTGGAGAtaagggagaggctggagcttCGGGGCTCATAGGCAGAGATGGCCAGCCTGGACCTCAGGGAGCACAGGGGCCTCAGGGGCCCAGAGGGCTAGCTGGGGTCCCGGGCATTGAGGGTCCTCGTGGGCTTGTTGGCCCCGTTGGCCCCCCTGGTCCTCCAGGGTTACCAGGACTCAATGGTCAGGTGATGCCAATCCCTGTTCCCCCTCCAGATCCGATGCCCACCGAGTCAAAGCAGGTTCAGACAACTGCACCCCCCACCACCGCATTTG GCTGTCATTCTAAGTGGCGGGGTTTTGGAGATAGGTGTTATTACTTCTCGGATGGAGAGCGGCTCAATTTTGAAGAGGCGCAGGAGTTCTGTCTTAACTGGACATCCTCTATGGTCATAGTGAACAACGAGGAAGAGCAG GAATGGTTGAGGACAGGGATGACAGGAAAGGGTTACTTCTGGCTGGGTCTGACGGACAAAGATGAAGAGAACGTGTGGAAATGGGTGGATGGAACTCTGCCTACATTTAC GAAGTGGAAGCCAGGCCAGCCTGACAACTGGTCCCACGGCCACGAGCAGGGAGAGGACTGTGCCGGCCTCATTTACGAGGCCAA aagagaaaaaaacaaggcGGACTTGGTGACAGTCAACATTTCGGCAATGCCTCTTTTCACGTCTAATCCATTCGAGCAAGATGTTG AGAAAGCAACCAGTGAGATGAACACTGCTGAGGACTGGGGCCTCATTCTGGACATCTGTGATAAGATAGGACAGTCACGCACCGG GCCTAAAGAATGTCTCCGGTCGATAATGAGGAGAGTGAACCACAAGGATCCTCATGTAGCCATGCAGGCACTGACT CTACTGGGCGCCTGTGTTTCAAACTGCGGGAAAATCTTCCATTTAGAAGTGTGCTCCAGAGAGTTCGCCAGTGAAGTCAGCAATGTGTTAAACAAG GGTCATCCCAAAGTGTGTGAGAAGCTGAAGGCCCTGATGGTGGAGTGGGCGGAGGACTTCCGCAACGACCCCCAGCTCAGCCTCATCTCAGCCATGATCAAAAACCTGAGGGAGCAGGGAGTCACCTTCCCTGCCGTGGGCTCCCAG gctgCAGAGCAGGCCAAAGCCAGCCCTGCGTTAGTAGCTAAAGATCCCTCCACCTCAACCAacaaaaaggaggaagaggacctgGCCAAAG ctaTTGAGTTGTCATTGAAGGAGCAGAGGCTGCAGCCTCACACGCCCCTGTCGAGCCTCTACCCCAGCGCCTCCagcctcctgtcctcccagaAGGCCGAGGGGAGGAAGGTGCGCGCCATCTACGACTTTGAAGCCGCAGAGGACAACGAGCTCACCTTCAAATCAGGCGAGATCATCACCATCCTGGATGACAG TGACCCCAACTGGTGGAAGGGGGAAACATACAAGGGTGTCGGGCTGTTCCCCTCAAACTTTGTTACTGCTGACCTCACTGCAGAGCCTGAGATGA tgaagacagagaagaagacGGTCCAGTTCAGTGAGGAAATCCAGGTGGAGACCATAGAGCCTGAACCTGAGCCCGCCTTCATAGATGAG GAGAAGATGGACCAGCTCCTGCAGATGATTCAGAGTGCTGACCCCACAGATAACCAGTCGGACGCCTGCGAGCTCCTCCAGCTGGAAG GTGCTTGCAACCAGATGGGGCCCCTCATCGACCAGAAGCTGGAGGACATTGACAG GAAACACTCGGAGCTGTCAGACCTGAATGTGAAGGTTATGGAGGCCATGTCTCTGTACGCCAAGCTGATGAACGAGGACCCCGTCTACACCATGTACGCTAAGCTCCAGAGCCAGCAGTACTAcatgcagcagcaacagcagcagcctgcCAACACAGCCCCGCAg GTGTACGCGGGCCAGTCTGCGGGGGGCTCGTATGCTCTGAGCGGCCCAGCGGTGCAGGGCTACCCTGGGCCCCTGGAGCAGCTCCAGGGAGGAGCCCCCATGGCAGGACAGCCTGCTCCCAG TGATGTCCACATGTACATGGGCCAGCCCCCGGTCTACAGTCCAGGCCCCGGCAGCATGGCCCCTGCAGACGTCCAATCCTACCAGAACACGGCCAACGTTCCTGTAGGCCTGACCCAGAGCCAGGCCAGCTACAGCGGGCCGGCCGGCCACAacctccccccgcccctgtCAGACAACCACCAGAACCCCTACCCAGAGAAAACCCTGCTATAG